The Fulvivirga ligni genome window below encodes:
- the hemA gene encoding glutamyl-tRNA reductase translates to MQESFKVLGLTFKDTPINIRERLALDEAHIKQLLRYISEYSTANDVLILSTCNRTEIYYTSETDQSDAILQGIALQKGIAVSLIKDFFKSQIDHHQAVKHLFRVAMGLDAQVVGDLQISNQVKRAYQWSADEDMAGPFLHRLMHTIFFTNKRVVQETPFRDGAASVSYAAKELAEDITKDIRDPKILILGLGEIGKDVCRNLVGSKFSEVYITNRTEEKAQELALECNFKVSPYDQVFEAIQNADVVISSIASDKPFITKELVNKLDILSFKFFIDLSVPRSVEMNIEDVPGALVYNIDNIQSKTSEALQKRIASIPDVERIINEAIAEFNNWSKEMLVSPTIKKLKNALEDIRQEEIARFLKNADAKEAKIIEKVTKSMMQKVMKLPVLQLKAACQRGEAETLIDVLNDLFDLEKQSTEVKK, encoded by the coding sequence ATGCAGGAAAGTTTTAAAGTACTTGGTTTAACATTTAAAGATACTCCTATTAACATCAGGGAGCGTCTTGCGTTAGATGAAGCGCACATTAAGCAATTATTGAGATACATTAGTGAATATTCTACCGCTAATGATGTTTTAATATTATCTACCTGCAACCGCACAGAAATCTATTATACTTCAGAAACAGACCAAAGTGATGCTATTTTACAAGGTATTGCCTTACAAAAAGGTATTGCTGTTTCTCTCATAAAGGATTTTTTCAAAAGCCAAATTGATCATCACCAGGCCGTGAAGCACTTGTTTAGAGTAGCCATGGGTCTTGACGCTCAGGTAGTGGGTGATCTTCAAATCTCTAATCAGGTAAAAAGAGCTTATCAGTGGAGTGCTGATGAGGATATGGCAGGTCCATTTCTTCATAGACTTATGCACACCATTTTCTTCACTAATAAAAGAGTAGTGCAAGAAACACCATTCAGAGATGGTGCTGCTTCGGTTTCTTATGCTGCTAAAGAGCTAGCAGAAGATATTACCAAAGATATTCGTGACCCTAAGATATTAATTTTAGGCCTTGGAGAAATTGGTAAAGATGTTTGCCGAAATCTGGTAGGTTCTAAATTTTCTGAAGTTTATATCACTAACCGTACTGAGGAAAAAGCTCAGGAGCTTGCATTAGAATGCAACTTCAAGGTATCTCCTTATGATCAGGTATTTGAGGCAATACAAAATGCAGATGTAGTTATTTCATCTATAGCTTCAGATAAACCTTTCATTACAAAAGAGTTAGTAAACAAGCTAGATATACTTTCCTTTAAGTTCTTCATAGATTTATCTGTACCAAGAAGTGTAGAGATGAACATTGAAGATGTACCTGGAGCGTTAGTATACAACATTGACAATATTCAAAGCAAAACATCTGAGGCTCTTCAAAAAAGAATAGCTTCTATTCCGGATGTAGAGCGCATCATCAATGAGGCCATTGCTGAATTCAACAACTGGTCTAAAGAAATGCTGGTATCTCCTACCATTAAAAAGCTGAAAAATGCTTTGGAAGACATCAGACAAGAAGAGATAGCACGATTCCTGAAAAATGCCGATGCTAAAGAAGCCAAGATCATAGAGAAGGTAACTAAGAGCATGATGCAAAAAGTGATGAAGCTGCCTGTACTTCAGCTTAAAGCTGCTTGCCAAAGAGGTGAGGCTGAAACACTTATTGATGTACTTAATGATCTTTTCGACCTGGAAAAACAGTCGACAGAGGTTAAAAAATAA
- a CDS encoding helix-hairpin-helix domain-containing protein, whose product MKKKLIRWARSSFGLSRVEANGIVIFLPLTLFIIMIPSIYKLLLPDVTHPNDSAKLDELIAQIEIDSSSPDIKQREWKIIPFNPNNITYAELLDFGVNKYAAKNWTNYTQKGGEFKGVSDLEKVYGIHDDELERLLPFAQFPEKVAKAPLKKEFIRPYDSGSKPEKRTYAKFDINKADSTDLKRLRGIGTAYANRIIKYRDVLGGYVNKEQLKEVYGLKSEVLQGLDTSIFISGGFDPTKLDLNKASEYDLSKHPYLRKKHASAIINYRYQHGELHSLDELYNIKLLDSLTIQKIARYVSF is encoded by the coding sequence ATGAAAAAGAAACTAATTCGCTGGGCCCGATCTTCCTTTGGTTTATCCAGAGTGGAAGCCAATGGAATAGTTATTTTTCTTCCCCTTACGCTATTTATCATCATGATACCATCCATCTACAAGCTCTTGCTTCCAGATGTGACTCATCCTAATGACTCTGCGAAACTGGATGAACTCATAGCTCAAATAGAAATAGATTCCTCAAGTCCAGATATTAAACAAAGAGAGTGGAAAATAATTCCTTTCAATCCTAACAATATTACCTATGCTGAGCTGCTTGATTTTGGGGTGAATAAATATGCCGCTAAAAACTGGACCAATTATACGCAAAAAGGAGGCGAATTTAAAGGAGTGAGCGATTTGGAGAAAGTTTATGGAATTCATGATGATGAGTTAGAGCGTTTGTTGCCATTCGCTCAATTTCCTGAAAAAGTGGCCAAAGCACCTTTGAAGAAGGAGTTTATAAGGCCGTATGATAGTGGGAGTAAACCCGAAAAACGGACTTATGCAAAATTTGATATTAATAAGGCAGACTCTACTGATCTAAAAAGACTAAGAGGAATTGGTACAGCTTATGCCAATAGAATTATAAAATATAGAGATGTACTTGGTGGATATGTAAATAAAGAGCAGCTCAAAGAGGTCTATGGACTTAAGTCTGAAGTGCTCCAAGGTCTGGATACGTCAATATTTATTTCTGGGGGCTTTGATCCTACTAAGCTGGACCTTAATAAGGCCAGTGAGTATGATCTTTCTAAACATCCATACTTAAGGAAAAAGCATGCTTCGGCTATTATAAACTATCGCTACCAGCACGGAGAGCTACACAGTTTGGACGAATTGTATAACATTAAGCTGCTTGATTCGTTGACCATTCAGAAAATAGCTAGGTATGTAAGCTTTTAG
- a CDS encoding lmo0937 family membrane protein — MRGCFLIVIIVLILGWFFGFFYFDLGWLIHVLLVAAVVILLLRLIGGR; from the coding sequence ATGAGAGGTTGTTTTCTAATAGTCATCATCGTTTTGATATTGGGCTGGTTTTTCGGATTCTTTTACTTTGATCTGGGATGGCTCATTCATGTGCTGTTAGTAGCAGCAGTAGTAATATTATTACTTAGACTAATTGGAGGACGCTAA
- a CDS encoding HPF/RaiA family ribosome-associated protein, with translation MKTDIQTIGFSANKELIDFVEDRLKHLTKLDSQITGVDVYLKSVKDNHDETKIAEIKLFLPGPTLYADHQSESFRESVMEVVEKLKRQIKKRKDILYEKR, from the coding sequence ATGAAAACTGATATACAAACAATTGGGTTTAGTGCTAATAAGGAGCTTATTGACTTTGTGGAAGATCGTTTAAAGCATTTAACAAAACTCGATAGCCAGATCACTGGAGTGGACGTCTATCTCAAGTCTGTAAAAGACAACCACGACGAAACAAAAATTGCTGAGATAAAACTTTTCTTACCGGGCCCCACGCTTTACGCTGACCATCAGTCTGAGAGCTTCAGAGAATCTGTGATGGAAGTAGTAGAAAAACTAAAAAGGCAGATTAAGAAGAGAAAAGATATACTTTACGAAAAGAGGTAA
- a CDS encoding aspartyl protease family protein: MYYIFNNHPRLVRKRYVLTWVLLLLSTALFADKLGFNFTNNKKQTKIKFKIIDNLIVMPVSINDKLRVNLILDTGGRTLVLFGRRFAKKLDVIPNKEVILNGYGKMHSRKAELSIGNKVNVADVEGRGIGIIVTSDKNFFPDSNLTNIHGIIGYSIFSRFVVMIDYNNQEITLSEPTNFCSDKLSFNQMDLVVKDTKPYIRASWAHHNYQKDAFFHIDTGSARELILFMKDGEAQEEFLEERTWVGKGLNGIISGYRGVEVDLALRSDDVEKISPYFINREFSNREITDAAGSIGGGFLKNYVIIFDYVNEKFYYKKVA, encoded by the coding sequence ATGTATTACATTTTTAACAACCATCCCCGGCTGGTCCGGAAGAGGTATGTACTTACCTGGGTCTTGCTGCTGCTATCAACAGCACTATTTGCCGATAAACTCGGATTCAATTTCACCAACAACAAAAAGCAAACTAAAATCAAGTTTAAGATTATTGATAATCTTATTGTGATGCCGGTCAGCATTAATGATAAGCTAAGAGTAAACCTTATTCTTGACACTGGAGGCAGAACTTTGGTGCTATTTGGAAGGAGGTTTGCCAAAAAGCTGGATGTAATTCCTAATAAAGAGGTGATCCTCAATGGTTATGGGAAAATGCACTCCCGAAAGGCTGAGCTCTCCATTGGTAATAAAGTGAATGTAGCTGATGTGGAAGGGAGAGGTATCGGAATTATAGTTACGAGTGACAAGAATTTCTTTCCAGATTCGAATTTAACGAACATTCATGGCATTATTGGCTATTCTATTTTTAGTCGGTTTGTGGTCATGATTGATTACAATAATCAGGAAATCACACTGAGTGAGCCTACTAATTTCTGCAGTGATAAGCTAAGCTTTAATCAGATGGATTTAGTAGTGAAGGACACCAAGCCCTACATTAGGGCCAGCTGGGCACATCATAATTATCAAAAAGATGCCTTCTTTCACATAGATACAGGCTCTGCCAGAGAGCTGATTTTATTTATGAAAGATGGTGAAGCGCAGGAAGAATTTCTGGAAGAACGAACCTGGGTAGGCAAAGGGTTAAATGGAATTATATCAGGTTACAGAGGGGTGGAGGTAGACCTTGCCTTACGGAGTGACGATGTAGAGAAGATAAGCCCTTATTTTATTAATAGAGAGTTTTCTAATAGAGAAATAACAGATGCCGCAGGCTCAATTGGGGGAGGTTTTCTGAAGAACTACGTAATCATATTTGATTACGTGAATGAGAAATTTTACTACAAGAAGGTTGCTTGA
- a CDS encoding ABC transporter permease, whose product MLTNFIKIAFRNLLRFKGYTLINLLGLSIGLTVGILIMLFVVNETSFDKFHQKSDRIYRTVTLMDESDDREGYAGMGWGVGHQLRTQFPEVESVVYIKDASFLNVLDQGKRYEQSLYFASPEMFEIFTFNFKEGDAASALEKPNTVVITKEMESRYFGNSEAIGKVITFSDSSEYEVTAVIEDIPVNSHIQFDMLLSFASYEKLSPNFTYSGGWGNLNVFNYVLLKPNVKVSAFRKKVEDIYNINAGEMLKSFGVSWRVGIEPLDEIYLSSNISNIFGPKGSMDQVWLVSAIAIFIIILACINFVNLTTARSVYRAKEVGLRKVVGSSRGSLFWQFLSESFFLTFIAFLLVIIILDMMLPFFNHLMDRNYELMQLLSLPVLSGAILLVFGITFLAGFYPAFVLSGYQPNAILKGNMSSSRKGAALRKFLVVFQFVISSGLVLATLIVIDQLNFMRDQELGFSQEQILVLDLTRLDNTRNVESFKNTLKMQSQISSVTFTNALPGRPGWQGQVAMPEGFPKDKSVTTEYMAVDEGYLNTLQLQLIAGRDFDLKSMADLKDGLIINETSVAEMGWSTPENAIGKKITSPSGYPEGTVIAVVKDYHGMGLQEKIWPKVMDYNPKASSYLALRLSTQNLSGLVHDIESSWADYFPGYEFDYYFMDDDFNKQYAHEERLINVLTLFTFLTIIVAAIGLLGLVSFMVLSKTKEIGVRKVLGANSWNITKLIFKEFIVLILVANLLVVPFVWYFGQQWLEQFAYHMSINLLIFPLTIIITIFMAMLVVGYKTIKASLLNPVETLRAE is encoded by the coding sequence ATGCTAACCAATTTTATAAAAATAGCTTTCAGAAATTTATTGAGGTTTAAAGGTTATACTTTGATCAACCTGTTGGGCTTGTCCATTGGTCTTACTGTGGGCATTCTTATTATGCTGTTTGTGGTGAATGAAACCTCTTTTGATAAGTTTCATCAAAAATCAGATAGAATATACAGAACGGTTACGCTCATGGATGAGTCAGATGATCGAGAAGGTTATGCTGGCATGGGTTGGGGTGTTGGTCATCAGTTAAGAACTCAATTTCCGGAGGTGGAGAGTGTGGTTTATATTAAAGATGCATCATTTTTAAACGTGCTAGATCAGGGTAAGCGCTACGAGCAAAGTCTGTATTTCGCTAGTCCTGAGATGTTTGAAATATTCACTTTTAATTTCAAGGAAGGTGATGCTGCATCTGCTTTAGAAAAGCCAAATACGGTGGTCATCACAAAAGAAATGGAGTCTCGCTACTTTGGTAATTCAGAAGCCATCGGTAAAGTAATCACTTTTAGCGATTCTTCTGAATATGAAGTAACAGCTGTAATAGAGGACATTCCAGTAAATTCTCACATCCAGTTTGATATGTTGCTGTCTTTCGCTTCCTATGAAAAGCTTAGTCCAAATTTTACCTACAGTGGGGGCTGGGGTAATTTGAATGTATTCAATTATGTTTTGCTTAAACCGAATGTGAAAGTATCAGCTTTTCGAAAAAAGGTGGAGGATATTTATAATATCAATGCCGGCGAAATGCTTAAATCTTTTGGAGTAAGCTGGAGGGTAGGCATTGAGCCTTTAGATGAGATTTATTTAAGTTCTAACATCTCTAATATTTTCGGTCCCAAAGGATCTATGGATCAGGTGTGGTTAGTCTCTGCTATTGCCATTTTCATTATCATTCTCGCTTGCATCAACTTTGTTAATCTAACCACGGCTCGTTCGGTATACAGAGCCAAAGAAGTGGGGCTTCGTAAAGTGGTTGGTTCCTCTCGTGGTTCTCTGTTTTGGCAGTTTCTTAGTGAGTCTTTCTTTCTTACATTCATAGCATTTTTATTAGTGATCATCATTTTGGATATGATGCTACCATTCTTTAATCATTTGATGGATAGGAACTATGAATTGATGCAATTGCTTTCATTACCAGTGCTTTCTGGAGCTATCTTGTTGGTTTTTGGAATCACTTTTCTCGCTGGTTTCTACCCTGCGTTCGTTCTTTCTGGCTATCAACCTAATGCTATTTTAAAAGGCAATATGTCTTCTTCTAGAAAAGGGGCTGCTTTGCGTAAATTTTTGGTAGTGTTTCAGTTTGTCATCTCTTCCGGTTTAGTGCTGGCAACGCTCATAGTGATAGATCAGCTTAATTTTATGAGAGATCAAGAGCTTGGATTTTCTCAAGAGCAAATCTTAGTGCTTGACTTAACCAGATTAGATAACACCAGAAATGTGGAGTCCTTTAAAAATACTTTAAAGATGCAGTCTCAAATATCTTCAGTTACTTTCACCAATGCTTTGCCGGGCCGACCTGGCTGGCAGGGACAGGTAGCCATGCCTGAGGGTTTTCCAAAGGATAAAAGCGTTACTACTGAATATATGGCTGTGGATGAAGGCTATTTAAATACCCTTCAACTCCAACTAATAGCTGGCAGAGATTTCGATTTAAAAAGTATGGCCGACTTAAAGGATGGTCTGATTATTAACGAAACCTCAGTGGCTGAAATGGGGTGGTCTACACCTGAAAATGCTATTGGAAAAAAGATTACTTCTCCCTCAGGCTACCCTGAAGGTACGGTGATAGCCGTAGTAAAAGATTATCATGGTATGGGCCTTCAAGAAAAAATATGGCCTAAAGTGATGGATTATAATCCAAAAGCTTCATCATACTTAGCTTTAAGGTTGTCTACCCAGAACCTGAGCGGCTTGGTGCATGATATAGAGTCTTCCTGGGCTGACTATTTCCCAGGTTATGAGTTTGATTATTACTTCATGGATGACGATTTCAACAAGCAATATGCTCATGAAGAAAGGCTTATAAATGTGCTTACATTATTTACATTCCTTACCATCATTGTGGCTGCAATAGGTCTGCTGGGTTTGGTCTCTTTCATGGTGCTTTCCAAAACCAAGGAAATAGGTGTAAGAAAAGTGCTAGGTGCCAACAGCTGGAACATTACCAAGCTAATTTTTAAGGAATTTATAGTTTTAATATTAGTGGCCAACTTGCTGGTGGTTCCATTTGTATGGTACTTTGGACAGCAATGGCTGGAGCAGTTTGCTTACCACATGAGCATCAATCTATTGATATTTCCACTTACCATTATAATCACCATTTTCATGGCTATGCTGGTGGTGGGGTATAAAACCATCAAGGCGTCACTATTGAATCCTGTAGAGACTCTAAGAGCAGAATAA
- a CDS encoding S1/P1 nuclease: MRKKVAFILCLFISFQVFGWGMTGHRVVGYVAEKHLSKKAKKHLEEVLDGESLSTVSNWMDDIKSDDSFDHTHDWHWVTIPNGKTYEEAEKNPDGDIIATIERVIAELKKGGLSKEQEAQNIKMLVHLVGDIHQPLHVGTGDDTGGNAVKLKWFWNSSNLHSVWDSGMIDSENYSYSELGDVVDHATKEEIKKWQSASVRDWAYESMELRNQVYDLPNEEKINLSYEYRYKNWKTVKHRLEQAGIRLAGVLNDIYG, translated from the coding sequence ATGAGAAAGAAAGTAGCGTTTATCTTATGCCTGTTTATATCTTTTCAGGTATTTGGGTGGGGTATGACGGGTCACCGTGTAGTTGGTTATGTAGCTGAAAAGCACTTATCAAAAAAAGCAAAGAAACATCTTGAAGAAGTACTTGACGGAGAGTCACTCTCTACCGTGAGCAACTGGATGGATGATATTAAGTCTGATGACTCCTTTGATCACACCCACGATTGGCACTGGGTAACTATCCCTAACGGAAAAACTTATGAAGAGGCAGAAAAAAACCCTGATGGCGATATCATAGCCACTATTGAAAGGGTAATTGCCGAACTTAAAAAGGGTGGTTTAAGCAAAGAGCAAGAAGCTCAGAACATTAAGATGCTAGTGCACCTTGTTGGAGACATTCATCAGCCACTACATGTAGGCACAGGTGATGATACCGGTGGAAATGCTGTAAAGCTAAAGTGGTTCTGGAATTCATCTAACCTACACAGCGTGTGGGATAGTGGTATGATTGATTCTGAAAACTACAGCTACTCAGAGCTTGGAGATGTAGTGGACCATGCCACCAAAGAAGAAATTAAAAAATGGCAAAGCGCTAGCGTACGTGATTGGGCCTATGAGTCTATGGAGCTAAGAAATCAGGTATACGATTTGCCTAATGAGGAAAAGATTAATTTGAGTTACGAGTATCGTTACAAAAACTGGAAAACAGTGAAACACAGATTAGAACAGGCAGGTATTCGCCTGGCAGGTGTTCTTAACGATATTTATGGTTAA
- a CDS encoding ABC transporter permease codes for MFKNYIKIAIRNLRRHLSYSVINIIGLTVGLTAACLLFMYVADELSYDKGYKKSDRIARIVETEKGAEGQEKWAFTNYKMGPALVEEFPNVVNQVRLMQPFGHLDIEWKGERIAERSWVMADSTLFDILDFEFIEGDPNTALKDHNCVVIRDEIARKYFGDEPALGKELPFYQIEPLKVTGVIKSQDNVTYRADLILSYNSGVLSNPYFKAAKESWYRFSTTTFVELASPEDVNEVNQQLPAFVAKHRTVETPLGDPYLQSYEDIYLNSADIESGSDVKGSWFYIYLFSAVGIFILLIACINYVNLATARSTERAREIGIRKVSGAYKKQLIGQFLSESVLISAIAFILSVGLVDVSLPFFSVIAGKQIIMDADNFVSIIQMLFAMALLTGLIAGLYPAFYLASLKPSQTLKGEMSTSRAGLVLRKALVIFQFTLSIVMIIATIVMYQQLDFVNNKTLGFDKEHILVIDINASNVRRNFKAMKEEFGKVSQVEMVATSSRLPGDWKHINEVIAKKYGSESDSLDSYFMNFDEDMMATYDLKLAAGENFKGSLGSDSTAIMINESAAAKLFGDDDPVGRKVIVNDIPYAFNVVGVIKDFNYQSLHQPIRPLLIGYYQNPVSEIDYFSLKISPNSDYKAVVEAAKGIHKKFDEYTSMEYHFLDDQLNLFYKEEIKAQQIFQIGGFITLLIACMGLFGLSSYLLRKKVKEVSIRKVLGANAYQLFIQLSKTFVVQVILATLMAAPLAWWLMTSWLSYFTYKVDVQPTVFVIAGSVGVIITIFTTGYQTIKATRANPVTTLKSE; via the coding sequence ATGTTTAAGAATTATATCAAAATTGCCATTCGCAACCTAAGGCGGCATTTATCCTATTCGGTGATCAATATCATAGGGTTAACAGTGGGGCTGACAGCAGCATGCCTTTTATTTATGTATGTGGCAGATGAACTATCTTATGATAAAGGTTATAAAAAATCTGATAGGATCGCCCGTATTGTAGAAACCGAAAAAGGAGCTGAAGGCCAGGAGAAATGGGCGTTTACTAACTATAAGATGGGGCCTGCTCTAGTTGAGGAGTTTCCTAATGTGGTAAATCAAGTACGCTTAATGCAACCATTTGGTCATTTGGATATTGAATGGAAGGGTGAGCGAATAGCGGAGCGCAGTTGGGTGATGGCTGATAGTACATTGTTTGATATTTTAGATTTCGAATTTATTGAAGGAGACCCAAACACAGCGTTGAAAGATCACAACTGTGTGGTGATTAGAGATGAAATTGCCAGGAAATACTTTGGAGATGAGCCAGCTCTTGGAAAGGAATTGCCATTTTATCAGATCGAACCTTTAAAGGTAACAGGAGTTATAAAATCTCAAGATAATGTAACCTACAGAGCAGATCTGATACTGTCTTATAATAGTGGCGTTCTAAGTAACCCGTATTTTAAGGCTGCTAAAGAAAGTTGGTATAGGTTTTCTACCACCACATTTGTTGAACTGGCTTCTCCTGAAGATGTAAATGAAGTTAATCAGCAATTACCCGCTTTTGTGGCTAAACATAGAACTGTAGAAACCCCTTTAGGAGATCCATATTTACAGAGTTATGAAGATATCTATCTAAACTCAGCAGATATTGAGTCAGGTTCTGATGTAAAAGGCAGTTGGTTCTATATTTATTTATTCAGTGCTGTCGGTATTTTCATTTTACTCATCGCTTGTATCAATTATGTAAATTTAGCAACAGCCAGGTCTACCGAAAGAGCCAGAGAAATAGGAATAAGAAAAGTCTCTGGAGCCTACAAGAAGCAGTTAATAGGGCAGTTTCTTAGCGAATCGGTTCTGATATCAGCCATTGCTTTCATCTTATCGGTTGGTTTGGTAGATGTGAGCCTGCCGTTCTTTTCTGTAATTGCGGGCAAGCAGATCATTATGGACGCCGATAACTTTGTGAGTATTATTCAGATGCTTTTTGCTATGGCATTGCTTACTGGTCTTATTGCTGGATTATACCCTGCTTTCTACCTTGCAAGTTTAAAACCTTCACAAACTTTAAAAGGTGAGATGTCAACCTCAAGAGCAGGTCTGGTATTGAGAAAGGCTTTAGTGATTTTTCAGTTCACATTATCTATTGTGATGATTATTGCTACCATAGTAATGTATCAGCAGTTGGATTTTGTAAATAACAAAACTTTAGGGTTTGACAAGGAGCATATACTGGTGATAGACATAAATGCCAGTAATGTTAGGAGAAACTTCAAGGCCATGAAGGAAGAATTTGGTAAGGTTTCTCAAGTAGAGATGGTAGCTACTTCTTCACGCCTGCCAGGAGATTGGAAGCATATAAATGAAGTAATAGCTAAAAAGTATGGTTCCGAATCTGACTCATTAGATAGCTATTTCATGAATTTCGATGAAGATATGATGGCTACTTATGATTTGAAACTGGCTGCAGGCGAGAATTTCAAGGGATCATTAGGAAGTGATTCTACGGCTATCATGATCAACGAATCTGCAGCTGCCAAGTTATTTGGAGATGATGATCCTGTAGGACGAAAAGTGATTGTTAATGATATCCCGTATGCTTTTAATGTGGTGGGTGTAATCAAAGATTTTAATTATCAATCACTTCATCAGCCCATAAGACCTTTGTTGATTGGCTATTACCAAAATCCAGTATCCGAAATAGATTATTTTTCGCTCAAAATATCACCTAATTCAGATTATAAGGCAGTAGTTGAGGCTGCAAAAGGTATCCATAAGAAGTTTGATGAATATACTTCTATGGAATATCATTTCTTAGATGATCAGCTGAACCTTTTTTATAAGGAAGAAATTAAAGCCCAGCAGATTTTTCAAATAGGAGGATTTATAACATTGCTTATAGCATGCATGGGGCTCTTTGGTTTGTCATCTTATCTGTTAAGAAAGAAAGTGAAAGAGGTGAGCATAAGAAAAGTTCTCGGAGCCAATGCTTATCAGCTTTTCATTCAACTGTCTAAAACTTTTGTGGTGCAAGTGATCTTAGCCACATTAATGGCGGCGCCTCTTGCCTGGTGGCTTATGACTAGCTGGTTAAGTTATTTCACTTATAAAGTAGATGTTCAGCCAACGGTGTTTGTTATAGCTGGCTCGGTAGGGGTAATAATTACGATTTTCACTACTGGATATCAGACTATTAAGGCTACCAGAGCCAACCCGGTTACTACTTTAAAATCTGAATAA
- a CDS encoding exodeoxyribonuclease III: MSAKKIVSWNVNGIRAIIKKEFIENVNKMSPDILCLQETKGAVEDVKTALQLMTDYKIYVNSSKARKGYSGTAILSKEEPISVVYDLGMEEHDQEGRVITAEYESFFLVNVYTPNSGQGLKRLDYRQTWDEHFLAHLKKLEEKKPVILCGDLNVAHQEIDIARPKQNYNKSAGFTQQEIDGFGRYLEGGFVDTFRHFYPEEVKYSYWNYMFNARANNVGWRIDYFLVSKIMMDQVKAAHIHNEYLGSDHCPVELELV, from the coding sequence ATGAGTGCGAAGAAGATAGTGTCATGGAATGTAAATGGCATTAGAGCTATTATAAAGAAAGAATTTATTGAAAATGTAAATAAAATGAGCCCTGATATTCTGTGTTTGCAGGAAACGAAGGGCGCAGTGGAAGATGTGAAAACTGCTTTGCAGTTAATGACAGATTATAAAATTTACGTTAACTCTTCAAAGGCTAGAAAAGGCTATAGCGGTACTGCCATACTGTCAAAAGAAGAGCCCATTTCTGTAGTTTATGATCTAGGTATGGAAGAGCATGATCAGGAGGGAAGGGTAATTACCGCAGAGTATGAATCGTTTTTTCTGGTAAACGTTTATACTCCTAATTCAGGACAAGGCCTAAAAAGATTAGACTATAGACAAACCTGGGATGAGCATTTCCTCGCTCATCTTAAGAAGCTAGAAGAAAAAAAGCCTGTAATCCTATGTGGAGATCTAAATGTAGCTCATCAAGAGATAGATATAGCCCGGCCAAAGCAGAACTATAACAAGTCCGCAGGCTTTACCCAGCAGGAAATCGATGGCTTTGGAAGATATCTTGAAGGAGGATTTGTAGATACTTTCAGACATTTCTACCCTGAAGAAGTAAAGTACTCATACTGGAACTACATGTTCAATGCACGAGCAAATAATGTAGGATGGAGAATTGATTATTTCCTTGTGAGTAAAATTATGATGGATCAGGTAAAGGCGGCTCATATTCATAATGAATACTTAGGGTCAGATCACTGCCCTGTAGAACTAGAGTTAGTCTAA
- a CDS encoding aminotransferase class IV, which yields MVNGKLIEESAATLSVKDLSVLRGYGIFDFFRTDFHRPLFLEDHLQRLQYSSAKVFPDHPLDMEDVKKQILDLLSINKMAFSGIRIVRTGGETKNGYDVGDPNLIITQEDISFPSSEKYANGVKLISHEFQRELVDVKTISYMTSIWLQPQVRKHNAYDIIYHQNGNLSELTRSNFFIVDKNGVLVTPPSNILKGITRKKVLQVAGDIMEVEERHIHLAELAEVQEAFLTGTTKKVLPVVEVDDVVIGNGRPGERTKELMLKFEQLEKDYFKQ from the coding sequence ATGGTAAACGGTAAGTTGATTGAAGAGAGTGCTGCTACGCTGAGCGTGAAGGACTTGAGCGTTTTAAGGGGCTATGGTATTTTTGATTTTTTCCGTACGGATTTTCATAGACCTTTATTTTTAGAAGACCATTTGCAGAGACTGCAATATTCTTCTGCCAAGGTATTTCCAGACCATCCATTAGATATGGAAGATGTGAAAAAGCAAATTCTTGATTTGCTCAGTATCAATAAAATGGCCTTTTCTGGAATTAGAATAGTAAGAACGGGCGGTGAAACCAAAAACGGTTATGACGTTGGAGATCCAAATCTTATTATCACCCAGGAAGATATTAGCTTCCCTTCATCAGAGAAGTATGCAAATGGAGTGAAATTGATTTCACACGAGTTCCAGCGCGAATTGGTAGATGTAAAAACCATTAGTTATATGACCAGCATTTGGCTACAGCCTCAGGTAAGAAAGCATAACGCCTATGATATCATCTATCATCAGAACGGAAACCTAAGTGAGCTAACCCGAAGCAACTTTTTTATAGTGGATAAAAATGGAGTATTGGTAACTCCGCCATCCAATATTTTAAAGGGAATTACCAGAAAGAAGGTCTTGCAGGTAGCTGGTGATATTATGGAGGTTGAAGAAAGGCACATTCATTTAGCTGAGCTCGCAGAGGTGCAGGAAGCCTTCTTAACCGGTACTACTAAGAAAGTTTTGCCAGTAGTAGAGGTAGATGATGTGGTTATAGGAAATGGAAGACCCGGTGAACGAACTAAAGAGCTAATGCTTAAATTTGAGCAACTGGAGAAAGATTATTTTAAACAATAA